One region of Salvia miltiorrhiza cultivar Shanhuang (shh) chromosome 3, IMPLAD_Smil_shh, whole genome shotgun sequence genomic DNA includes:
- the LOC131018910 gene encoding uncharacterized protein LOC131018910 yields the protein MTDTARNLLHSYCHVHHPIILGIIEPKTNFLHIPASFWNSINLTPFHQNDRAPHASNIWILIATGVTCSLIMSTEQMVIFDILFSSYSFRVAIVHGSCNYITRRILWDDISSCMVPQMVILGDFNAVLGAHERRGRRFPSRVSCREFQAFIDSHTLIQAPTSGPFFTWTDRRKFPMTTESVLDRTLFSEDFAAQWHSSESLVLPRLGSDHAPILLKCSAPPNTSGARPFRFLNMWSSHSDFIPMVQRSWAPIVDSNCPMVRMMHKLKRLRKELKIWNKSTFGNFNTSLEELYNKLSSLQAHIDNVGYSEALFDQEVELEASISVMLSRQEDLLRQKSRIRWLQDGDRNTQFYHNMVRMKRASHTIKHLEINDVLVEDHNTLASHVENFYKSLFAEDSNPGGDLSWITNYITSSLTLDQKSSLVTCPTATEIKAVVFAMDKDSAPGPDGFGGTFYRSAWDIIEHDFTSAIRRFFTHHYLPSGLNSNTLSLLPKKVDAKVISDYRPIVLGNFFFKVIAKILAIRLNAAAATIVSNNQFGFILGRSIHECITLASEGANCMERSLHGKNMALKVDIHKAFDTLRWDFLLFVLQEFGFPNIFCSWIKTILSSARISIRFSGALYGYFECGRGVRQGDPLSPILFALAEDVLSRIFQDAVNRGLITGMRFSRSLSFPSHLLYADDVLLFCQASKRNCIMIDSILQLYATVSGQYCNKHKSTLYFGKGVSPGRRSRLQQILDFNIGSMPFTYLGVPIFSGRASSAKLRPIYDRILAHFPRWQGAQLSMAGRLCLVSSVINSAAVHSMLVYKWPAKLLHALDRACRSFIWTGSTLKKPSFSVSWIRARALKEHGGIGVKSFSDINNSFMFRLGWFIMNMNSFGYRLLRQKYLTQTMDWASQWASSSIWTGVRRTIREIVSDTFCTIGTGDSIYFWRDNWLGYRLIDKLHIPMFMTPYFSQKISDYYFDNKWHLTSSFIQSFPRIALDIISTPIPGLSDDRSWIHSGFGNITATSAFAHIRPQFPKVDWGSWIWAPFIPARRSLFVWRTIVGKLPTFDMNRLLGIQGPNRCTLCSAAEETMDHVLLNCSFSASIWADVFRWFLIEQPLPLDVGSMIRFSIHQNNSKQVGNLWKVGVVSLLWSLWSHRNNVIHKNLAPSRHLILKQVRVFLCEAANNFVLGTMANSISDLLILKNLSIAGQPRKPFSYIYVAWHLPPPSWIKVNTDGSVRDWRIHAGGVFRNAFNDVLGCYHFSGGQGVAFEAELLAIIIAIESVHRAKWERVWFESDSSYVVQLLQSLSETGTTRIDFPDHDKNQLMVGDSSKQNLGVDTQISPLDDAVDLAAEIHNPTMGKANSQEQNHAKFNSYAAVTNKRPGRRPDLPAHHFHALRPTKDGDQFSLKIPKDLYNQQVQEFKNAIIGRLILSMGG from the exons ATGACGGACACGGCACGTAATTTGCTTCACAGTTACTGTCATGTTCATCATCCTATTATTCTGggcattattgagcctaagactaACTTTCTTCATATTCCGGCCTCCTTCTGGAACTCTATCAATTTGACTCCTTTCCATCAAAATGATCGCGCCCCTCATGCTTCCAACATCTGGATTCTCATCGCCACCGGGGTTACCTGCTCGTTGATTATGTCCACGGAGCAGATGGTTATTTTTGACATCTTGTTTTCTAGCTATTCTTTCAGAGTGGCTATTGTTCACGGGAGTTGTAATTATATCACTCGCAGGATTCTTTGGGATGATATCTCTTCTTGTATGGTCCCTCAAATGGTGATTCTTGGGGACTTTAATGCTGTGCTTGGAGCTCATGAGCGGCGTGGACGCCGGTTTCCAAGTCGGGTTTCATGTAGAGAATTTCAAGCTTTCATTGATAGTCATACTCTCATTCAAGCTCCCACCTCTGGGCCTTTTTTTACTTGGACGGACAGACGTAAATTTCCTATGACTACTGAGTCTGTGCTGGACCGCACTCTTTTCTCCGAGGATTTTGCTGCGCAATGGCACTCTTCGGAGAGCCTGGTTTTGCCTCGTCTTGGCTCTGACCATGCTCCTATTTTGCTTAAATGTTCCGCTCCTCCTAATACCTCTGGCGCTCGTCCTTTTCGTTTCCTGAACATGTGGAGTTCTCACTCTGATTTTATTCCAATGGTTCAGCGTTCTTGGGCTCCTATTGTTGATTCGAATTGCCCCATGGTGCGCATGATGCACAAGCTGAAACGTTTGAGGAAGGAGCTCAAAATTTGGAATAAATCCACTTTTGGGAATTTCAACACTTCGCTTGAGGAGCTCTATAATAAGCTCTCTTCTCTTCAGGCACATATCGATAATGTTGGCTATTCTGAGGCGCTCTTTGATCAAGAAGTTGAGCTTGAAGCCTCTATCTCGGTCATGCTCTCTCGGCAAGAGGATCTGCTTCGCCAGAAAAGTAGAATTAGATGGCTCCAGGATGGAGATCGAAATACTCAGTTTTATCATAACATGGTGAGAATGAAGCGCGCTAGCCATACTATCAAGCATCTTGAGATTAACGACGTGCTGGTTGAAGATCATAACACTTTGGCGTCTCATGTGGAAAACTTTTATAAATCTCTTTTTGCGGAGGATTCCAATCCTGGGGGCGATCTTTCGTGGATTACTAATTATATCACCAGTAGCCTCACTTTGGATCAGAAGTCATCTTTGGTTACTTGTCCGACGGCGACGGAGATCAAAGCGGTGGTCTTTGCTATGGACAAAGATAGCGCTCCAGGTCCGGATGGCTTTGGAGGTACTTTCTATCGTTCCGCTTGGGACATTATTGAGCATGATTTCACTTCCGCCATCAGAAGATTTTTCACTCATCATTATCTCCCTTCGGGTCTCAATTCCAATACTCTGAGCCTTCTTCCCAAGAAAGTCGATGCCAAGGTTATCTCTGATTATCGTCCCATCGTTCTTggcaatttctttttcaaagttATTGCCAAGATTCTGGCGATCCGGCTGAATGCTGCTGCGGCCACCATCGTCTCCAACAAtcaatttggttttattttaggACGTTCTATTCATGAGTGTATCACTCTTGCCTCGGAAGGGGCGAACTGCATGGAGAGGTCTTTACACGGCAAAAACATGGCTCTCAAAGTCGACATTCATAAGGCATTTGATACGCTTAGATGGGATTTTCTTCTGTTCGTGCTTCAAGAGTTTGGCTTCCCCAATATTTTCTGCTCTTGGATCAAAACTATTCTCAGCTCGGCTCGCATCTCTATTCGGTTCAGTGGTGCTCTCTATGGCTATTTCGAATGCGGTCGGGGGGTAAGACAAGGAGATCCTTTGTCTCCCATTCTTTTTGCCTTGGCGGAAGATGTTCTTAGCCGTATTTTTCAGGATGCTGTTAATCGGGGTTTAATCACCGGCATGCGTTTCTCGAGATCTTTGAGTTTCCCTTCTCATCTGCTTTACGCTGACGATGTGCTCCTGTTCTGTCAGGCCTCCAAGCGTAATTGCATTATGATAGACTCGATTCTTCAGCTCTATGCCACGGTCTCTGGTCAATATTGCAACAAGCATAAGTCTACTCTTTACTTCGGGAAAGGGGTGTCTCCTGGGCGACGTTCTCGGCTTCAACAGATTTTGGACTTCAACATTGGCTCCATGCCTTTCACATACTTGGGAGTGCCTATTTTCTCGGGTAGAGCTTCTTCTGCTAAGCTTCGACCTATCTATGATCGGATTCTTGCCCATTTCCCTAGGTGGCAAGGTGCTCAACTCTCTATGGCGGGCAGGCTCTGCTTAGTTTCTTCTGTTATCAACAGTGCTGCGGTACATAGCATGCTTGTTTATAAATGGCCGGCGAAACTTCTGCATGCTCTCGACAGAGCTTGTAGATCGTTCATCTGGACTGGGAGTACTCTGAAGAAACCTTCCTTTTCTGTGAGTTGGATCAGAGCTCGTGCTCTGAAGGAACATGGCGGCATTGGAGTCAAATCATTCTCTGACATCAATAATAGTTTCATGTTTCGGCTGGGTTGGTTTATTATGAACATGAACAGCTTCGGCTATCGGCTGCTTCGTCAGAAATATCTCACTCAGACCATGGATTGGGCTTCCCAATGGGCGAGTTCGTCGATTTGGACTGGTGTTAGAAGGACGATTCGGGAGATTGTTTCGGATACCTTCTGCACGATTGGCACTGGAGATTCGATTTATTTTTGGAGAGATAATTGGCTCGGGTATAGACTGATCGACAAACTTCATATTCCGATGTTCATGACACCCTATTTCTCTCAGAAGATTTCAGACTACTACTTTGATAATAAGTGGCACCTCACTTCTAGTTTCATACAGTCTTTCCCGCGCATTGCTCTCGACATCATTTCTACCCCCATTCCTGGATTGTCTGACGACAGATCCTGGATTCACTCGGGTTTCGGGAACATTACTGCTACTTCGGCCTTTGCTCACATACGACCTCAGTTCCCTAAGGTCGACTGGGGCTCCTGGATTTGGGCCCCTTTTATCCCAGCTCGGCGATCTCTCTTCGTCTGGCGCACTATTGTTGGCAAGCTCCCTACCTTTGATATGAATCGTCTCCTGGGTATTCAGGGGCCTAACCGCTGCACTTTATGCTCGGCAGCGGAAGAGACGATGGATCACGTTCTGTTGAACTGTTCCTTCTCGGCTTCCATTTGGGCGGATGTCTTtcgttggtttttgattgagcaACCTTTGCCGTTGGACGTGGGCAGCATGATTCGCTTCTCTATCCACCAGAATAACAGCAAACAAGTTGGCAATTTATGGAAAGTTGGGGTGGTCTCTCTCCTCTGGAGTCTTTGGTCTCACCGCAACAACGTCATACACAAAAATTTAGCACCTTCACGCCACTTGATTCTCAAGCAGGTCCGGGTTTTTCTTTGTGAAGCGGCCAACAATTTCGTCCTTGGCACTATGGCCAACTCGATTTCtgatcttctcattcttaagAATCTTTCCATCGCTGGACAACCCAGGAAGCCTTTCTCCTATATTTACGTTGCTTGGCACCTTCCCCCTCCgtcttggattaaagttaatactgatGGATCGGTTCGTGATTGGAGGATTCATGCGGGGGGCGTCTTTAGGAATGCCTTCAATGACGTTCTTGGTTGTTATCATTTTTCAGGCGGCCAGGGGGTTGCGTTCGAAGCAGAGCTTTTAGCTATTATTATTGCGATTGAATCTGTGCATCGTGCCAAATGggagagagtttggtttgaGTCGGATTCTTCTTACGTGGTTCAGCTTCTTCAGTCGCTCTCTGAgacg GGCACCACCAGAATTGATTTTCCCGACCATGATAAAAACCAGTTGATGGTGGGCGATTCTAGCAAACAGAATCTTGGAGTTGATACTCAAATCTCTCCCCTCGATGATGCTGTGGATTTGGCGGCAGAAATCCATAACCCTACTATGGGGAAGGCAAACTCTCAGGAACAGAACCATGCGAAGTTTAATTCTTACGCAGCCGTGACAAATAAAAGACCTGGAAGACGACCTGATTTACCGGCGCACCACTTTCATGCCTTACGTCCCACCAAAGATGGCGATCAGTTCTCTCTAAAAATTCCTAAAGATCTCTATAACCAGCAGGTGCAGGAATTCAAGAATGCGATCATTGGTAGGCTGATACTTAGTATGGGGGGATAA